Proteins found in one Channa argus isolate prfri chromosome 7, Channa argus male v1.0, whole genome shotgun sequence genomic segment:
- the LOC137130231 gene encoding uncharacterized protein produces the protein MYPRRTQHRLMFLKLWGPQGESHVRLREAQLDPPLFELLGKLLQVVRGRRILVRVVVVALWPVLVLMLGRRVAVFAEVAAGVVHLIPCALHRGFDILLCAERAGGPRGSLSVGQRRDPLVCVAERVAVALQRVLALQQALRVPVRRGLLHAAGLRVHDGCAGDPLLPTGGSQALCQVDAEAHLDSAPPQTLIGCQKMMDVVTQSNDAMIGYGEISTNTTLFVGECELKAPVEAESRSATWGDGAPGAAVQLSAAVFFSYDVEGVRIFIHVLFVQSCVIKRNG, from the exons ATGTATCCTCGGAGAACACAACACAGGCTTATGTTCCTTAAGCTCTgg GGTCCCCAGGGCGAGTCCCACGTCCGCTTGCGTGAAGCCCAGCTTGATCCTCCGCTGTTTGAACTGCTtggcaaactgctccaggtcgtCCGAGGTCGGCGTATCCTCGTCCGAGTGGTCGTGGTGGCTCTGTGGCCGGTGCTGGTGCTGATGCTGGGACGCAGGGTGGCCGTGTTCGCTGAG GTTGCTGCTGGAGTTGTGCATCTCATCCCGTGCGCCTTGCACCGCGGGTTTGATATCCTGCTCTGCGCCGAGCGGGCTGGTGGACCACGGGGCTCCCTCTCCGTGGGACAGCGCCGTGATCCACTGGTGTGCGTGGCTGAGCGTGTGGCTGTTGCTCTGCAGCGGGTACTCGCTCTGCAACAGGCTCTGCGCGTCCCGGTACGCCGTGGCTTGCTGCATGCTGCCGGGCTCCGAGTGCACGATGGATGCGCTGGAG ATCCCCTCCTGCCCACAGGCGGCTCCCAGGCGCTCTGCCAAGTGGACGCCGAGGCGCACCTGGACTCTGCCCCGCCCCAGACGCTCATTGGATGTCAAAAGATGATGGACGTGGTTACCCAGAGCAACGACGCGATGATTGGCTACGGGGAAATCTCAACAAACACTACTCTCTTTGTTGGAGAGTGCGAGTTGAAGGCTCCCGTGGAAGCGGAGAGCCGGAGTGCAACATGGGGAGACGGAGCACCGGGAGCGGCAGTGCAACT gagtgctgcagtgtttttctcCTATGACGTTGAAGGAGTGAGGATATTCATCCATGTGTTATTTGTGCAGAGTTGTGTGATTAAAAGAAATGGCTga
- the pou3f2b gene encoding POU domain, class 3, transcription factor 2, translating to MSVWGGAESRCASASTWQSAWEPPVGRRGSVKCEISLIRATSPAPRVMATAASNHYNILTSSASIVHSEPGSMQQATAYRDAQSLLQSEYPLQSNSHTLSHAHQWITALSHGEGAPWSTSPLGAEQDIKPAVQGARDEMHNSSSNLQHQSRPPHLVHQTHGNHHDGRAWRTTTAAHIPSMATTNGQSLIYSQPGFSVNGLIPGSGQGMHHHNLRDSHDDHHSPHLSEHGHPASQHQHQHRPQSHHDHSDEDTPTSDDLEQFAKQFKQRRIKLGFTQADVGLALGTLYGNVFSQTTICRFEALQLSFKNMCKLKPLLNKWLEEADSTSGSPTSLDKIAAQGRKRKKRTSIEVSVKGALESHFLKCPKPAASEIITLADSLHLEKEVVRVWFCNRRQKEKRMTPPGGALPGSEDVYGDTPPHHGVQTPVQ from the coding sequence ATGAGCGTCTGGGGCGGGGCAGAGTCCAGGTGCGCCTCGGCGTCCACTTGGCAGAGCGCCTGGGAGCCGCCTGTGGGCAGGAGGGGATCTGTCAAATGCGAGATTTCTTTAATAAGAGCGACCAGTCCGGCTCCGAGAGTCATGGCGACCGCAGCGTCTAACCACTACAACATTCTCACCTCCAGCGCATCCATCGTGCACTCGGAGCCCGGCAGCATGCAGCAAGCCACGGCGTACCGGGACGCGCAGAGCCTGTTGCAGAGCGAGTACCCGCTGCAGAGCAACAGCCACACGCTCAGCCACGCACACCAGTGGATCACGGCGCTGTCCCACGGAGAGGGAGCCCCGTGGTCCACCAGCCCGCTCGGCGCAGAGCAGGATATCAAACCCGCGGTGCAAGGCGCACGGGATGAGATGCACAACTCCAGCAGCAACCTACAGCACCAGTCGCGGCCGCCCCACCTGGTGCACCAGACGCACGGGAACCATCACGACGGACGGGCGTGGAGAACCACCACCGCGGCGCACATACCGAGCATGGCGACGACAAACGGCCAAAGCCTTATTTACTCGCAGCCGGGCTTCAGCGTGAACGGGCTGATCCCGGGCAGCGGGCAAGGGATGCACCACCACAACCTAAGAGACAGTCATGACGACCACCACAGCCCGCACCTCAGCGAACACGGCCACCCTGCGTCCCAGCATCAGCACCAGCACCGGCCACAGAGCCACCACGACCACTCGGACGAGGATACGCCGACCTCGGacgacctggagcagtttgccaAGCAGTTCAAACAGCGGAGGATCAAGCTGGGCTTCACGCAAGCGGACGTGGGACTCGCCCTGGGGACCCTGTACggaaatgtgttttctcaaaccACAATATGCAGGTTTGAGGCCCTGCAGCTCAGCTTCAAAAACATGTGCAAGCTGAAGCCTCTGTTGAACAAGTGGCTGGAGGAGGCGGACTCCACCTCGGGCAGCCCGACCAGCTTGGACAAAATCGCGGCGCAagggaggaaaaggaaaaaacggACTTCAATCGAGGTAAGCGTAAAGGGAGCTTTGGAGAGCCATTTTTTGAAGTGCCCTAAACCTGCAGCGTCGGAAATAATCACCCTGGCAGACAGTCTGCACCTGGAGAAAGAAGTGGTGAGGGTTTGGTTTTGTaacaggagacagaaagagaaacgcATGACCCCTCCCGGAGGAGCTCTGCCAGGGAGCGAGGATGTGTACGGGGACACGCCGCCGCACCACGGGGTCCAGACCCCGGTCCAATGA